A single region of the Vicia villosa cultivar HV-30 ecotype Madison, WI linkage group LG4, Vvil1.0, whole genome shotgun sequence genome encodes:
- the LOC131596713 gene encoding uncharacterized mitochondrial protein AtMg00810-like has translation MLIYVDDIILTGSSPIMIQQLITKLDSVFSLKQLGDLDYFLGIEVKRTFNGNLLLSQGKYVRDLLQRAEMDGCKSITTPLPAAVKLSKAGTDFFEDPALYRSIVGALQYVTITRPELGYSVNKVCQFMSQPLVSHWSAVKRILRYLKGTSDYGLVFKPASSAAPIHLRAYCDADWASDMDDRRSTSGACVFLGPNLISWWSKKQTLVAKSSAEAEYRSLALAASEILWVQSLLHELCLPIPTPVIYCDNQSTVALSHNPVLHSRTKHMELDIFFVREKVLYASKSKNFLVGTALPSLERGQPLLITTSGGVTLAPMRINYVRVKVADVIRNVKIVVHSVYLPFPHINPVAAAYDSKLKLSDQLYQMLQVWCRMEPVLLLMGVEIKDSWCEFGASPQGFIVPLSLKLFTNFILTIKIWTRQTFQIIF, from the exons atgcttATCTATGTCGATGATATTATCCTCACTGGTTCCTCACCTATTATGATTCAACAACTCATTACCAAACTAGACAGTGTTTTCTCTCTCAAACAACTGGGTGATCTAGACTATTTTCTTGGAATTGAGGTTAAGCGCACTTTCAATGGTAATTTACTGCTGTCTCAAGGAAAATATGTGAGAGATCTCCTGCAGAGAGCAGAGATGGATGGTTGCAAAAGTATTACTACACCTCTCCCAGCTGCAGTTAAACTCTCTAAAGCTGGTACTGATTTCTTTGAAGATCCAGCACTTTACAGGAGCATTGTAGGTGCTCTACAATATGTTACCATTACCAGACCAGAGCTCGGTTACTCTGTGAATAAGGTGTGTCAATTTATGTCTCAACCTCTGGTTTCTCATTGGTCTGCCGTAAAGAGAATCTTAAGGTATCTTAAAGGTACAAGTGATTATGGATTGGTGTTCAAACCAGCTAGTTCTGCTGCTCCTATTCATCTCAGGGCCTActgtgatgctgattgggcatCAGATATGGATGACAGACGCTCAACTTCTGGTGCTTGTGTATTTTTGGGACCTAACCTCATCTCTTGGTGGTCTAAAAAGCAAACTCTTGTTGCCAAGTCTTCTGCTGAAGCAGAATATCGCAGCCTTGCTCTTGCTGCCTCTGAAATTCTTTGGGTTCAATCGTTGCTTCACGAATTGTGTTTGCCTATTCCTACTCCTGTCATCTATTGTGATAATCAAAGTACAGTTGCTCTTAGCCACAATCCGGTGTTGCATTCAAGGACAAAGCATATGGAGTTAGACATATTCTTTGTCAGGGAAAAA GTACTTTACGCATCTAAATCCAAGAATTTTCTGGTTGGTACTGCTCTGCCTTCATTGGAACGAGGCCAGCCGCTTCTGATCACAACCTCTGGTGGAGTGACACTCGCGCCAATGAGAATTAACTATGTGAGAGTTAAGGTGGCTGACGTCATTCGCAATGTGAAGATAGTTGTGCACAGTGTGTATTTGCCATTTCCGCATATCAATCCTGTTGCGGCTGCTTATGACTCTAAATTGAAATTATCAGATCAACTGTATCAGATGCTGCAGGTTTGGTGTCGGATGGAACCTGTTCTGCTTTTGATGGGCGTGGAG atcaAGGATTCATGGTGCGAGTTTGGTGCCAGCCCTCAAGGATTCATTGTACCATTGAGCCTCAAACTCTTCACAAA